The Corallococcus caeni region TCACCTACGCGGGCGCCTTCAGCCGCGCCCGGGGCCAGGCCAGCGCCTCGCTGGACCTCGTCACGTTCGCGGAGGAGCTGTTCGTCCCCGTGGAGTCCCTGCGCCCGGACGCGTTGCCCGAGGATGATCAGGTCCGCTGCCAGGAACTCTCCAAGACGCGAGCCATGTCCGGGTTCCTCACGGAAGCGCGCCTGGGCACCCTGCCCGCGAGGGGCGGCTGCCCGGCCTTCGACGCCTGGGCGGAGGCGGATGCGCTCTCCCACCTGGAGGTCCTGCTCGTCGCGGCCACGGGCCGGCAACCCCAGTCCCTCTTCGGCCACCTCCTCCTGCGCCCGGTCTGGCGCGAAGGCGCCACGGTGCAGGGCCCCGGCTTCGAGCGCGTCGTGCAGCTGGTGGCCCTCACCGGCATGGAGGAGAAGGGCCTGGGCTACCTGATGAAGGGAATGACGGGCGGCTACAGCACCGTCTTCCTCACGGGCACCCTGGGCGACATCACCCACGAATCGCTGGAGCTGGAGCAGCGCACCATCCGCCGCTTCCGGCTGAACCTCACGCCCGGCGAATCGCAGCGCATGCTGGAGCGCATCTGGGAGCTCGAGCGTCGCGGCTACCTGGGCTACTACTTCTTCACCGACAACTGCGCCGCCGCGCTCCTCTTCCTCCTTAATGGCTCGCTGGAGAACGGCCGCCACGTGAGCGCCCCCGGCACGCTGTGGGTCCTGCCCACCGCCACGCTGGACACGCTGGCGAAGACGAACGTCGTGGACGCGAGCGGGCGCGCGGTGCCGCTCCTGGAGCACGTCCCGGACGCCTTCGAGTCCACGGGAGACCGCGCCCGGCGCGCGCTCGTGGAGCAGGAGCGGCTGCTCACGAAGCTGGCGGCCCTGCTTCCATCCAGCGCGCTCGCGCCCCTGCACCTCGTGCACCGCCGCCTCCAATCCCCGGAGCCCGACGTCCGCCGTCAGGCCTACGAGCAGTTGCCTCGCGCCGTGACGACCGCGCTCGACGCGGCTTCCCAAGCAGCGCGCGCCGAAGCCCGTGATGCCCTGCACGCCTACGTGGCGCACGCGGTGCGGGTGGAGCGCGCGGCGGTGGACCAGGCTGAAGCGGAGAAGCTCGCCATCGACCGCGAGCGCCTCATCGCCCTCGACCTGAAGGGGGAGGGGGGCGCCGCCCAGGGCGTCAAGGAGCGGCAGCTCCTCTTCGAGCGCGAGGACGCCATGCAGCGCAAGCTCGCGGTGCTGGACCGCACGGCCCTGCTCCAGCAGGCCCTGGACACCGCCACCAAGCGCCTGCCCACGCCGGACGAGCTCAAGACCCTGGTCCGCGCCGAGCACACCGAAGCCGCCTTCGCCGCCGCCACCGAGGCGCAGGGCACCCTCAACGACGGACCGCTCGCGGACGTGGATCCGCGCGCCTTCCTCGCGAAGGACCACCAACGGAAGACGGAGGCGGAGGCCACCTGGGCCCGGGGCGCGCTGCGCGAATCCGGCGCGGCCCGCACGGTGGTGAGCGGCGGCGTGGACTTCCCGGAGGTGGGCGCCGCGCGGCCTGTGGTGAGCCTGCGCACCTCCGCGATGAACGAGACGCTGGGCGATGCGCGCCTGCACGGCTTCCAGTCCAGCAGCGAGCTGCGCGTGCTGGACGGAGAGCTGTCGGTGGAGCCCCGCTGGGGCGTGCCGCGCATCCTCGGCTCGCGCCTGACGCTGGTGGGCTACCGCACGCTGATGCCGGAGCTGCCCCAGCAGCAGCGGTCGTTCTCCGACTCGCTGGGCTGGGGCGCGGAGGCGAGGATGTCCACGGACATCGACCGCCCGTTGCCCTACCGCGCGTCGGTGGAGGCGGAGGCGCTGGGCGTCGTGGCGGCCTCGGAGCGCTTCGACACCTTCCTCGCGGTGGGGCTGGGCGCCCAGGCCACGATGGCCTGGAGCCCCTTTGAAACAGTCCCGACCGTCGGGCCCCGTCTGTCATTGTCCCAGCGCACGGCCCTGCCCGGTCCGGGCAACAGCGCGCTGCGGTTGGATGCCACGTACGTGCCGGCGTGGCGCGCGGGCATCACGCCGGGCTTCACGCACGAAGCGGACGCGACGCTCCAGGTGGAGTGGTACCTGGGGCGCATCGCCCGCTGGAGCGTGCTGCTCACTCCCCGCGCACAGGTCCACTGGGAGGGGACACTTGCGTCGTGGGCAGGTCCCGGGAGAAGTCTCGCGAGCCTTCCGGAAGGACGGGCGCGACATCGCCTTGCGCTAGGAGTGGAGCTCCGCTGACGCGCGGCGCGAGGACGGCGCGCACATCGCCGCTGAACATCGGGCGGCTGGAGGCCCCGGCGAGGGCGCCGATGAACAGGCCGATGGCGTGCAGCATCGTCCAGTTCAGCCAGCCCATTCCGTAGAAGACGCGCACGGAGCCCACGCTGAAGACGTTGAAGAACACGTAGAGCGTGGCGGGCACCGCCACCGCGGCGACGAGCGCGGCGGCCAGGGCGCGGCGGGGACGCCCCG contains the following coding sequences:
- a CDS encoding DUF4105 domain-containing protein, translated to MRPRTAWLGWLTVLLLPVSAQAREQALQDPPSEGAPGHLAVPAFLDGAFMDVALASRVAGLEATAGIVLRGDAARDAALVSDVEAGLAALPPAMRRPPGGRLELVLHPEPAPLGLGDGTKARPDWSEQREQFHLYRYAPSEERRATLRLSRLTDTEAEHLWRRRAVVHAVMQRWDDARGWSKSPQWRRLDGWLLPFERPLTWKESASITYAGAFSRARGQASASLDLVTFAEELFVPVESLRPDALPEDDQVRCQELSKTRAMSGFLTEARLGTLPARGGCPAFDAWAEADALSHLEVLLVAATGRQPQSLFGHLLLRPVWREGATVQGPGFERVVQLVALTGMEEKGLGYLMKGMTGGYSTVFLTGTLGDITHESLELEQRTIRRFRLNLTPGESQRMLERIWELERRGYLGYYFFTDNCAAALLFLLNGSLENGRHVSAPGTLWVLPTATLDTLAKTNVVDASGRAVPLLEHVPDAFESTGDRARRALVEQERLLTKLAALLPSSALAPLHLVHRRLQSPEPDVRRQAYEQLPRAVTTALDAASQAARAEARDALHAYVAHAVRVERAAVDQAEAEKLAIDRERLIALDLKGEGGAAQGVKERQLLFEREDAMQRKLAVLDRTALLQQALDTATKRLPTPDELKTLVRAEHTEAAFAAATEAQGTLNDGPLADVDPRAFLAKDHQRKTEAEATWARGALRESGAARTVVSGGVDFPEVGAARPVVSLRTSAMNETLGDARLHGFQSSSELRVLDGELSVEPRWGVPRILGSRLTLVGYRTLMPELPQQQRSFSDSLGWGAEARMSTDIDRPLPYRASVEAEALGVVAASERFDTFLAVGLGAQATMAWSPFETVPTVGPRLSLSQRTALPGPGNSALRLDATYVPAWRAGITPGFTHEADATLQVEWYLGRIARWSVLLTPRAQVHWEGTLASWAGPGRSLASLPEGRARHRLALGVELR